A stretch of Lathyrus oleraceus cultivar Zhongwan6 chromosome 6, CAAS_Psat_ZW6_1.0, whole genome shotgun sequence DNA encodes these proteins:
- the LOC127091979 gene encoding 26S proteasome non-ATPase regulatory subunit 11 homolog, whose amino-acid sequence MSSFLPATTDSIALALEAKDPSEGISILYRVLGDPSSSPEALRMKEQAITNLTDLLRQENRAEDLRSLLTQLRPFFSLIPKAKTAKIVRGIIDSVAKIPGTSELQILLCKEMVQWTRDEKRTFLRQRVEARLATLLMETKEYSQALTLLNGLVKEVRRLDDKLLLVDIDLLESKLHFSLRNLPKAKAALTAARTAANAIYVPPAQQGAIDLQSGILHAEEKDYKTAYSYFFEAFESFNALEDPKAVFSLKYMLLCKIMVSQADDVAGIISSKAGLQYVGPDLDAMKAVADAHSKRSLKLFETALRDFKAQLEEDPIVHRHLSSLYDTLLEQNLCRLIEPFSRVEIAHIAELIELPIDHVERKMSQMILDKKFAGTLDQGAGCLVIFDDPKTDAIYPATLETISNVGKVVDSLFARSAKIMT is encoded by the coding sequence ATGTCTTCTTTTCTTCCTGCCACAACAGACTCCATTGCTCTGGCATTGGAAGCTAAAGACCCATCTGAGGGCATCTCCATTCTTTATCGTGTACTTGGGGATCCTTCTTCTTCCCCAGAAGCTCTGCGCATGAAAGAGCAGGCCATAACAAACCTCACCGACCTTCTCAGGCAAGAGAATAGGGCGGAAGATCTGCGCAGCCTTCTCACTCAGTTGAGGCCATTCTTTTCCTTGATTCCCAAGGCAAAGACTGCAAAGATTGTGAGAGGAATAATAGATTCTGTTGCTAAAATACCAGGAACATCTGAGTTACAAATTTTACTCTGCAAAGAAATGGTGCAATGGACTCGTGATGAAAAGCGTACCTTTCTGAGGCAGCGAGTCGAGGCAAGGCTTGCTACTCTTCTGATGGAAACTAAGGAATACTCACAAGCTTTGACTCTCCTTAATGGCTTGGTCAAAGAGGTTAGGAGACTAGATGACAAACTCCTTCTTGTAGACATAGACTTGCTCGAAAGCAAGCTTCACTTCTCCTTAAGAAATCTTCCCAAAGCAAAAGCTGCTCTCACAGCCGCAAGAACAGCGGCAAATGCTATCTATGTTCCACCAGCTCAACAAGGTGCCATAGATTTGCAGAGTGGAATTCTTCATGCTGAAGAGAAGGATTACAAAACTGCATATAGTTATTTCTTTGAAGCTTTTGAGTCTTTCAATGCTCTTGAAGATCCCAAAGCTGTCTTTAGCCTAAAATACATGTTGCTGTGTAAGATCATGGTTAGCCAAGCTGATGATGTGGCTGGAATCATATCTTCTAAAGCAGGCCTGCAATATGTTGGACCTGACCTGGATGCAATGAAAGCTGTTGCAGATGCTCATTCCAAAAGATCCCTGAAATTATTTGAAACTGCTTTACGAGACTTCAAGGCACAGTTGGAGGAAGATCCAATTGTTCATAGGCACCTGTCATCCTTGTACGACACCCTTCTGGAGCAGAATCTCTGCAGATTGATTGAACCATTCTCAAGGGTTGAGATTGCACATATTGCTGAACTTATTGAGCTTCCCATTGATCACGTGGAGCGGAAGATGTCTCAGATGATTTTGGACAAGAAGTTCGCCGGGACATTGGATCAGGGTGCTGGATGCCTTGTTATCTTTGATGACCCTAAAACTGATGCTATATACCCTGCAACTTTAGAAACCATTTCTAATGTTGGGAAAGTTGTGGACAGTCTCTTTGCTAGGTCTGCCAAGATAATGACATGA
- the LOC127096604 gene encoding uncharacterized protein LOC127096604, translated as MEWRKCYLDVILVPLSFLISIGYHLWLWHKVRTQPHSTIVGINASGRRNWVNAMMKDNEKKNILAVQSLRNTIMGATLMATTSILLCSGLAAVISSTYSVKKPLNDAIYGAHGEFMVALKYVTLLTIFLFSFFCHSLAIRFINQVNILINTPQDPMSLVTPEYIFEILEKGFILNAVGNRLFYAGLPMLLWIFGPVLVFLCSLTMVPVLYNLDFVYTSGKGKMNVDQNEDFV; from the exons ATGGAATGGAGAAAATGCTATTTGGATGTGATTTTGGTTCCTTTGAGTTTTCTAATTAGCATTGGTTATCATTTATGGCTTTGGCATAAGGTTAGAACTCAACCACATTCAACCATTGTTGGAATCAATGCTAGTGGTAGAAGAAATTGGGTTAATGCTATGATGAAG gacaatgaaaagaaaaacatcCTAGCTGTTCAATCACTAAGGAACACAATAATGGGAGCAACCTTAATGGCCACAACCTCAATTCTACTATGTTCAGGTCTAGCAGCGGTTATAAGCAGCACATACAGTGTGAAGAAACCACTCAACGATGCAATTTATGGAGCACATGGAGAATTCATGGTAGCACTAAAATATGTCACACTCCTCACAATTTTCCTCTTCTCATTCTTCTGTCACTCTCTTGCAATAAGGTTCATAAACCAAGTCAACATTTTAATCAACACACCACAAGATCCCATGTCCCTTGTCACACCAGAATATATTTTTGAGATTTTGGAGAAAGGTTTCATTTTGAATGCTGTTGGTAATAGGCTTTTCTATGCTGGTCTTCCTATGTTGCTTTGGATCTTTGGTCCTGTCCTCGTTTTCCTTTGCTCTCTCACTATGGTTCCTGTGCTTTACAATCTTGATTTTGTCTATACATCTGGGAAAGGAAAGATGAATGTGGATCAAAACGAGGATTTTGTTTGA